From Cellulophaga lytica DSM 7489, a single genomic window includes:
- a CDS encoding alkaline phosphatase family protein, translating into MKKIIYILSLIITAQICEAQEKQITEHVILISVDGFRPDFYLEEKWPAPNLKKMVKEGVSAKGVRGIFPSVTYPSHTTLITGAYPKEHGIYYNSPFEDKGQTGRWYWENNLIKTKTLWTAVKEANKTSASFLWPVSVGADVNYNIPEYWYLKGGYGSIKPMRDFETPKGFLAEMEEEVLGKLNKNTFNGDYLNREDRIGEMAAYTLEKYKPNFISIHLFAVDHFQHEQGRDGEKVYTSIAAVDRAIGKIMEASKRAGIEDKTTFIITGDHGFVDIHSALNPNIWLVEEGLMEDKKDRGNWKAAFHTSGASAFLMVKDKKDKKTIEKVRNKLNNLPDNIKKLFRVVNREELDKIGADPNAVLALAPIPGIAMSSRTNGNILSPRRGGTHGFFPDFKEIETGFIAFGAGINKGKTIEKMGLEDVAPVISQLLKLNFTAKDGILYPGILSKVN; encoded by the coding sequence ATGAAAAAAATTATATACATACTAAGCCTTATAATTACCGCTCAAATTTGCGAGGCTCAAGAAAAGCAAATCACAGAACATGTAATCTTAATTTCTGTAGATGGTTTTAGACCAGATTTTTATTTAGAAGAAAAATGGCCTGCTCCTAATTTAAAAAAAATGGTTAAAGAAGGGGTTTCTGCTAAAGGAGTTAGAGGTATTTTTCCTTCTGTAACATACCCATCACACACTACATTAATTACAGGTGCTTACCCAAAAGAACACGGTATTTACTACAATAGTCCTTTTGAAGACAAAGGGCAAACTGGCCGTTGGTACTGGGAAAACAACCTTATAAAAACAAAAACACTTTGGACCGCTGTTAAAGAAGCTAACAAAACAAGCGCTAGCTTTCTTTGGCCTGTGTCTGTAGGCGCAGATGTAAACTATAACATACCAGAATACTGGTATTTAAAAGGAGGCTACGGTAGCATTAAACCTATGCGTGATTTTGAAACTCCTAAAGGTTTTTTAGCTGAAATGGAAGAAGAAGTACTGGGAAAATTAAATAAGAATACATTTAATGGCGATTATTTAAATAGAGAAGATAGAATTGGAGAGATGGCTGCTTATACGCTTGAAAAATATAAGCCAAACTTTATTTCTATTCATTTGTTTGCTGTAGATCATTTTCAGCATGAGCAAGGCAGAGATGGCGAAAAAGTATACACTTCTATTGCAGCAGTAGATAGGGCTATTGGTAAAATTATGGAAGCCTCTAAAAGAGCAGGTATAGAAGATAAAACAACATTTATTATTACTGGCGATCACGGTTTTGTAGATATACATTCTGCATTAAACCCTAACATTTGGTTGGTTGAGGAAGGTTTAATGGAAGATAAAAAAGATAGAGGAAATTGGAAAGCTGCTTTTCATACATCCGGAGCTTCTGCTTTTTTAATGGTAAAGGATAAAAAAGACAAAAAAACTATTGAAAAAGTCCGCAATAAACTAAATAATTTACCTGATAATATTAAAAAATTATTTAGAGTGGTAAATAGAGAAGAACTAGATAAAATTGGTGCAGACCCAAATGCTGTATTAGCTTTAGCTCCAATACCTGGCATTGCAATGTCTTCTAGAACTAATGGCAACATACTATCTCCTAGAAGAGGAGGTACACACGGTTTTTTTCCAGACTTTAAAGAAATAGAAACTGGTTTTATTGCTTTTGGAGCAGGTATTAACAAAGGTAAAACCATAGAAAAAATGGGATTAGAAGATGTGGCTCCTGTAATTAGCCAGTTACTTAAACTAAATTTTACCGCAAAAGACGGTATTCTTTACCCTGGAATTTTATCTAAAGTAAACTGA
- a CDS encoding Crp/Fnr family transcriptional regulator, producing MKKEVGDDTLGNFVTEIIYKKNAYIYQPPIVENYIYEIVSGAVKLGGYSEKGEEYTYDIIHTGDFFGNLKYLNGQFSEYAKTLVDVKVRCYDLNFFKNEVKGNPEAAEWFFAYLTKRWCLAEKKLCKVNERSIIGKLNFLKTVYTIDVLDVKGKVHNIHCLLTQKDKGDLIGATRQTIANALKNNQFTLDKIPG from the coding sequence TTGAAAAAAGAAGTAGGTGATGATACGCTAGGAAATTTTGTTACCGAAATTATTTACAAAAAAAATGCCTACATATACCAGCCACCAATAGTTGAAAATTATATTTATGAAATTGTTTCAGGAGCTGTTAAGTTAGGAGGATACTCAGAAAAGGGAGAGGAGTATACTTATGATATTATACATACGGGAGATTTTTTTGGTAATTTAAAGTACCTAAACGGTCAGTTTTCTGAGTATGCTAAAACCTTAGTGGATGTAAAAGTTAGGTGTTATGATTTAAATTTTTTTAAAAATGAAGTAAAGGGGAATCCAGAAGCAGCTGAATGGTTTTTTGCTTACTTAACTAAGAGGTGGTGCTTAGCAGAAAAAAAATTATGTAAAGTAAATGAGCGTTCTATAATAGGTAAATTAAATTTTTTAAAAACCGTTTATACTATAGATGTTTTGGATGTAAAAGGTAAAGTACACAATATACATTGTTTGCTAACACAAAAAGATAAGGGTGACCTTATTGGAGCCACCCGACAAACTATTGCTAATGCTTTAAAAAATAATCAGTTTACTTTAGATAAAATTCCAGGGTAA
- a CDS encoding thioredoxin family protein, with the protein MSTTNTLNSSVTSLITEAISTASTYTEYREQMRNLVANNKSTGEIQSDALANYTMLNDKRMKRLDKTTKLPDATISKIKQVTAKVTWLVLTESWCGDAAQSMPVMQKFAEQSSNINVKVILRDENLELMNHFLYNNTLSIPRLIAFNEDTQEVIGDWGPRPSKLTKIVENFKAKNGSLTPEFKQELQVWYNKDKGNTIIEDLTQLLALK; encoded by the coding sequence ATGAGTACAACAAATACATTAAACAGCAGTGTAACATCGCTTATTACAGAAGCTATTTCTACTGCAAGCACATATACAGAGTACAGAGAACAAATGCGCAATTTAGTAGCTAACAACAAGTCTACCGGAGAAATACAATCTGATGCTTTAGCAAACTATACGATGCTAAATGACAAACGTATGAAGCGGTTAGATAAAACAACAAAGCTACCCGATGCTACTATTAGCAAAATAAAACAAGTAACTGCTAAAGTTACTTGGCTTGTATTAACAGAGAGTTGGTGTGGAGATGCTGCACAGTCTATGCCTGTAATGCAAAAATTTGCAGAACAGAGTTCTAATATTAATGTAAAAGTGATTCTTAGAGATGAAAATTTAGAGCTGATGAATCATTTTTTATACAACAACACATTATCTATACCTAGACTTATTGCTTTTAATGAAGATACACAAGAAGTTATAGGTGATTGGGGGCCAAGACCAAGTAAACTAACTAAAATTGTTGAAAATTTTAAAGCTAAAAACGGAAGTTTAACTCCGGAGTTTAAACAAGAGTTACAAGTGTGGTACAATAAAGATAAAGGAAATACTATTATTGAAGATCTTACACAATTACTTGCCTTGAAATAG
- the truB gene encoding tRNA pseudouridine(55) synthase TruB, with protein MTTKEEFLEGQILLIDKPLTWSSFQAVNALKWGIRRKFDLKKIKIGHAGTLDPLATGLLIICTGKFTKKIPTLQGQIKEYTGTITVGATTPSYDMETAVEKTYPTEHITTEKIHAATTNFIGKIQQVPPVFSALKKDGKRLYEYAREGQAVEVKSREIEITEFEITNINLPEIEFRVVCSKGTYIRSLANDFGKALQSGGYLSALRRTKIGDFNVDNAITPADFHTTVLGMPKPKE; from the coding sequence GTGACAACTAAAGAAGAATTTTTAGAAGGACAAATATTGCTTATAGATAAGCCGTTAACTTGGTCATCTTTTCAGGCAGTAAACGCTTTAAAATGGGGTATTCGCAGAAAATTTGATTTAAAGAAAATAAAAATTGGTCACGCTGGTACTTTAGATCCATTAGCTACGGGTTTATTAATTATATGCACAGGTAAATTCACCAAAAAAATACCTACACTACAAGGCCAAATAAAAGAGTATACAGGAACCATAACTGTTGGGGCAACTACACCGTCTTATGATATGGAAACCGCAGTGGAAAAGACCTATCCAACAGAACATATAACTACAGAAAAAATACACGCAGCAACAACTAATTTTATTGGAAAAATACAACAAGTGCCACCAGTTTTTTCAGCATTAAAAAAAGATGGTAAACGGCTGTATGAGTATGCAAGAGAAGGACAAGCAGTAGAAGTAAAATCTAGAGAAATAGAAATTACTGAGTTTGAAATTACCAATATAAATTTACCAGAAATAGAGTTTAGAGTAGTGTGTAGTAAAGGTACCTACATACGCTCTTTAGCAAATGATTTTGGTAAAGCACTGCAAAGTGGTGGGTATTTATCTGCTTTAAGAAGAACCAAAATAGGTGATTTTAACGTAGATAATGCAATAACCCCAGCAGATTTTCATACAACAGTATTGGGGATGCCTAAACCAAAAGAGTAG
- a CDS encoding undecaprenyl-diphosphate phosphatase, translated as MDILQAIILAIVEGITEYLPVSSTGHMIIVSSFFGIAQEEFTKLFTIVIQLGTILSVVVLYFKRFFQSVDFYLKLLVAFIPAVVLGLLLSDVIDSLLENPLTVAISLVIGGVILLRVDHWFADSEEKEITYLTALKIGFFQCLAMIPGVSRSGASIVGGMSQKLSRTVAAEFSFFLAVPTMLGATLKKSYDFYKLGYTLTGEQINLLIIGNVVGFLVALLAIKTFIGYLSKHGFKMFGYYRIVVGLAILAIHYFVHPLIII; from the coding sequence TTGGACATATTACAAGCAATTATTTTAGCAATTGTAGAAGGTATAACTGAGTATTTACCAGTATCATCTACAGGGCATATGATTATAGTTTCTTCTTTTTTTGGTATTGCCCAAGAAGAATTTACAAAATTATTTACCATAGTAATACAATTAGGAACCATACTATCTGTAGTTGTACTTTACTTTAAGCGCTTTTTTCAGAGTGTAGATTTTTATTTAAAACTATTGGTAGCATTTATACCTGCTGTTGTTTTAGGGTTGTTGTTAAGTGATGTAATAGACTCATTACTAGAAAACCCGTTAACAGTAGCCATATCCTTAGTAATAGGTGGTGTTATTTTATTACGAGTAGACCATTGGTTTGCGGACTCTGAAGAAAAAGAAATTACGTATTTAACCGCATTAAAAATTGGTTTTTTTCAGTGCTTGGCTATGATACCAGGAGTTAGCAGAAGTGGTGCAAGTATAGTGGGTGGTATGTCTCAAAAACTATCTAGAACTGTAGCGGCAGAGTTTAGTTTTTTTTTAGCAGTACCTACAATGTTAGGCGCAACATTAAAAAAGAGTTACGACTTTTATAAGCTAGGGTACACCTTAACAGGAGAGCAAATTAACTTGTTAATAATTGGTAATGTAGTTGGTTTTTTAGTAGCACTATTAGCCATAAAAACATTTATAGGGTATTTAAGTAAACACGGTTTTAAAATGTTTGGTTATTACCGTATTGTAGTTGGGTTGGCTATATTAGCAATTCATTACTTTGTACACCCGTTAATAATAATCTAA
- a CDS encoding DUF3098 domain-containing protein, with the protein MKKNNSTTEESSKKEFIFQKKNYIFMAIGLVFLTLGFVLMSGGGSDDPNVFNPEIYNFRRIRLAPTLVLIGLGIEVYAILLNPHKKKN; encoded by the coding sequence ATGAAAAAAAATAATAGCACCACAGAAGAAAGCTCTAAAAAAGAATTTATTTTTCAGAAAAAGAATTACATTTTTATGGCTATTGGCCTAGTTTTTCTTACACTGGGTTTTGTTTTAATGAGTGGTGGTGGTAGTGATGATCCTAATGTTTTTAATCCTGAAATATATAATTTTAGAAGAATTCGCCTAGCACCAACTTTGGTGCTAATAGGTTTAGGCATAGAGGTGTATGCCATTTTGTTAAATCCGCACAAGAAGAAAAACTAA
- a CDS encoding cell division protein FtsX, whose translation MSKSFERYQKRKLISSYFSVVLSIALVLFLLGVLGLLVLNTKKMADHFKEQITVSVFLKDEAKQVEIDQLQKSLAMADYTKQAVFVSKEEAAEQHTEAIGENFIEFLGYNPLKNSIDVQLKADFVSPTQIEEIAETIQEKDYVEEVSYDKPLISLLNDNVKKISLWILVASGIFAFIAFLLINSSIRLSVYSKRFIIKTMQMVGATKRFIRRPFLWTNIKLGMLGALIAMIGLAVTIYYVNDFFPELTLLKDPTTLALLFAAIFVLGVLISFISTFLATQRFLNLRTDDLYY comes from the coding sequence ATGAGTAAATCTTTTGAACGTTATCAAAAAAGGAAGTTAATTTCCTCCTATTTTTCTGTAGTGCTTAGTATAGCCTTAGTGTTGTTTTTGCTAGGTGTGCTAGGTTTGTTGGTGCTTAATACCAAAAAAATGGCAGATCATTTTAAAGAGCAAATTACTGTTTCTGTATTTTTGAAGGATGAGGCTAAACAGGTAGAAATAGACCAATTGCAAAAAAGTTTAGCTATGGCAGACTATACAAAGCAAGCAGTATTTGTGTCTAAAGAGGAAGCTGCAGAACAACATACAGAAGCTATTGGTGAAAATTTTATAGAGTTTTTAGGATATAATCCTTTAAAGAACTCTATAGATGTACAACTTAAAGCAGATTTTGTATCTCCTACCCAAATAGAAGAAATAGCAGAAACCATACAAGAAAAAGACTATGTAGAAGAGGTTAGTTATGATAAGCCTTTGATATCATTATTAAATGATAATGTTAAAAAAATTAGTTTATGGATTTTGGTAGCTAGCGGAATATTTGCATTTATTGCATTTTTGTTAATTAACAGCTCTATACGCCTGTCTGTTTACTCTAAACGTTTTATTATAAAAACAATGCAAATGGTTGGGGCTACAAAGCGTTTTATACGTAGACCATTTTTATGGACAAACATAAAATTGGGTATGTTGGGAGCCTTAATTGCAATGATAGGTTTGGCGGTGACTATATATTACGTAAACGATTTTTTTCCGGAGTTAACACTGCTTAAAGACCCAACAACTTTAGCGTTGCTTTTTGCAGCTATTTTTGTTTTAGGCGTCTTAATTTCGTTTATAAGTACATTTTTAGCTACACAACGTTTCTTAAATCTTAGGACAGACGATTTATATTATTAG
- a CDS encoding porin family protein, giving the protein MKKTTFLLLAALFVYSSNAIAQKINYGAKAGLNVSNLYGNNQDKNSLVTFHAGFFTQIEISEKLNIQPELLYSRQGADLNSLYKAKLDYISIPIQFKYNVLPKFFLQAGPQVSFLVSDKAVFYDDNIGTLDTDAKSVDFGFNTGIGLNLGAGIFTEARYNFGITTVAENPDIKNGVLQISLGYIF; this is encoded by the coding sequence ATGAAAAAAACTACCTTTTTACTTTTAGCAGCTCTTTTTGTTTATAGCAGTAATGCCATTGCTCAAAAAATAAATTATGGCGCAAAAGCAGGTTTAAATGTTTCTAATTTGTACGGCAACAATCAAGACAAAAATAGCCTTGTTACTTTTCACGCTGGTTTCTTTACTCAAATCGAAATTTCAGAAAAGCTAAATATTCAACCAGAGCTACTGTACTCTAGGCAAGGCGCAGATTTAAACAGTCTGTACAAAGCAAAATTAGACTACATATCTATTCCTATTCAATTTAAATACAACGTATTACCTAAGTTCTTTTTACAAGCCGGTCCACAGGTTTCTTTTTTAGTTTCTGATAAAGCTGTTTTTTATGACGACAATATTGGCACTTTAGATACAGATGCCAAAAGTGTAGATTTTGGTTTTAACACTGGTATTGGACTTAATTTAGGTGCTGGTATTTTTACAGAAGCAAGGTATAATTTTGGCATTACTACAGTTGCAGAAAACCCAGATATTAAAAACGGCGTGCTACAAATTTCATTAGGCTATATCTTTTAA
- a CDS encoding leucine--tRNA ligase: MNYDFKEIEAKWQKYWAENQTFKAENNSDKEKFYVLDMFPYPSGAGLHVGHPLGYIASDIYARYKRHQGFNVLHPMGYDSFGLPAEQYAIQTGQHPAITTKTNINRYREQLDKIGFSFDWSREVRTSNPDYYKWTQWIFIQLFNSWYNNNTNKAEDISTLVNLFEKEGNATVNAVSDDDISVFTADEWNAFDTKKQQEILLQYRLTYLAETEVNWCPALGTVLANDEIINGVSERGGHPVIRKKMTQWSMRISAYAQRLLDDLNTIDWPQPLKDSQTNWIGRSQGASVTFNVKNHKEQIDVFTTRPDTIFGVSFMTLAPEHELVATITTPEQKAEVDAYIQATAKRSERERMADVKTISGAFTGAYAEHPFTKKPIPIWIGDYVLAGYGTGAVMAVPCGDQRDYDFAKHFNIPIPNVFEGVDISEEAHADKDKTIIANSDFLNGLPYKKAMKLAIYELEKIGHGKGKINYRLRDAVFSRQRYWGEPFPVYYVNGMPQMIDAKHLPITLPEVEKYLPTETGEPPLGNANVWAWCTKENKVVDNSKINNETIFPLELNTMPGWAGSSFYFNRYMDPNNADAIFSDDAINYWQDVDLYIGGSEHATGHLLYARFWQKFLFDKGVVPKNEFAKKLINQGMITGTSAFVYAISLSTERNQKSSDSPKWNSIPTVFISKKIFDFYDKIKKEENVSDGSRNILKKYQEKFEEVSHKLTEIYHLKNTEEPKDLKIKIDKYTPLIIPTHSDVSFVNASDELDIEAFKNWREEYKDAIFIGENGEVIDGDNDKYIVGREVEKMSKSKYNVVSPDSICEEYGADSLRLYEMFLGPLEQSKPWNTAGITGTHGFLKKLWRLYLDDNGAKFTDAAPTKDNLKTLHKTIKKVAEDIENFSFNTSVSTFMICVNELSSQKCTSKEILEALAILVSPYAPHIAEELWQQLGHNTSIATAPFPKFDASHLVESSKEYPVSFNGKMRFKLELPLDLSKDEIEATVMAHEKTIAQLQGREPKKIIIVPGKIINIVG; encoded by the coding sequence ATGAACTACGATTTTAAAGAAATTGAAGCCAAGTGGCAAAAATATTGGGCAGAAAACCAAACTTTTAAAGCAGAAAATAATTCTGATAAAGAAAAATTTTATGTTTTAGATATGTTCCCTTACCCTTCTGGTGCTGGGTTACACGTTGGACACCCACTTGGGTATATTGCCAGTGATATTTATGCTCGTTACAAAAGACACCAAGGGTTTAACGTTTTACACCCAATGGGATACGATTCTTTTGGCTTACCAGCAGAACAATATGCTATACAAACAGGGCAACACCCTGCAATTACTACCAAAACTAATATAAACAGGTACAGAGAACAACTAGATAAAATTGGTTTTTCTTTTGACTGGAGTCGTGAAGTACGTACCTCTAATCCTGATTATTACAAATGGACACAGTGGATCTTTATTCAGCTATTTAACTCTTGGTACAATAACAACACCAATAAGGCTGAAGATATTTCTACACTTGTTAATTTGTTTGAAAAAGAAGGAAACGCAACCGTAAATGCTGTTTCTGATGATGATATTAGTGTTTTTACTGCTGATGAATGGAACGCATTTGACACTAAAAAACAACAAGAAATTTTATTACAGTACAGACTAACATACTTAGCAGAAACCGAAGTTAACTGGTGCCCTGCTTTAGGAACAGTATTGGCTAATGATGAAATTATAAACGGAGTATCAGAACGTGGCGGACATCCTGTTATTCGTAAAAAAATGACACAGTGGAGTATGCGTATTTCTGCTTACGCACAACGTTTGTTAGACGATTTAAATACCATAGACTGGCCACAACCTTTAAAAGACTCACAAACAAACTGGATTGGGAGGAGTCAAGGTGCATCTGTTACTTTTAATGTAAAAAATCATAAAGAGCAAATAGATGTTTTTACCACTCGCCCAGATACTATTTTTGGTGTTAGTTTTATGACTCTTGCTCCAGAACATGAGCTAGTAGCAACCATTACTACTCCAGAACAAAAAGCAGAGGTAGATGCCTACATACAAGCCACTGCAAAACGTAGTGAGCGCGAGCGTATGGCAGATGTAAAAACTATTTCTGGCGCATTTACGGGTGCCTATGCAGAACACCCTTTTACAAAAAAACCTATTCCTATTTGGATTGGAGATTACGTATTAGCGGGCTACGGTACCGGAGCAGTAATGGCTGTACCTTGTGGTGATCAGCGCGATTATGATTTTGCTAAACATTTTAATATTCCTATTCCTAATGTTTTTGAAGGCGTAGATATATCTGAAGAAGCACACGCAGATAAAGACAAAACTATAATTGCCAATTCAGATTTCCTAAACGGTTTACCGTACAAAAAAGCAATGAAACTAGCCATTTACGAGCTAGAAAAAATAGGACACGGTAAAGGTAAAATTAACTACCGCTTGCGCGATGCTGTTTTTAGCAGACAACGTTACTGGGGAGAACCTTTTCCTGTGTATTATGTAAATGGTATGCCACAAATGATAGACGCTAAACATTTACCTATTACCTTACCAGAGGTAGAAAAATACTTACCAACAGAAACTGGCGAACCACCACTAGGTAATGCTAACGTTTGGGCTTGGTGTACTAAAGAAAATAAAGTTGTAGACAATAGTAAAATTAACAATGAAACTATATTTCCGTTAGAGTTAAACACAATGCCAGGTTGGGCAGGTAGTAGTTTTTACTTTAACCGTTATATGGACCCTAATAATGCAGATGCCATATTTTCTGATGATGCTATTAACTATTGGCAAGATGTAGATTTATATATTGGTGGTAGTGAGCACGCAACCGGTCACTTATTATACGCACGTTTTTGGCAGAAATTTTTGTTTGATAAAGGCGTTGTTCCTAAAAATGAGTTTGCTAAAAAACTGATTAACCAAGGAATGATTACAGGTACTAGTGCTTTTGTGTATGCAATAAGTCTAAGCACAGAAAGAAATCAAAAAAGTTCAGATTCCCCAAAATGGAATTCTATTCCAACCGTTTTTATATCTAAAAAAATATTCGACTTTTATGACAAGATCAAAAAAGAAGAAAACGTTAGTGATGGATCTAGGAATATTTTAAAAAAATACCAAGAAAAATTCGAAGAAGTTAGCCATAAATTAACAGAAATATACCATTTAAAAAACACAGAAGAACCAAAAGATTTAAAAATAAAAATAGACAAATACACACCTCTTATCATACCAACACACTCTGATGTTTCTTTTGTAAATGCTTCTGATGAATTAGATATTGAAGCTTTTAAGAACTGGAGAGAAGAGTATAAAGATGCTATTTTTATTGGAGAAAACGGTGAAGTTATTGATGGTGACAATGACAAATATATTGTTGGTCGTGAGGTAGAAAAAATGTCTAAATCCAAATACAATGTGGTTAGTCCAGATAGTATTTGTGAAGAATATGGCGCAGACAGCTTGCGTTTGTACGAGATGTTTTTAGGCCCACTAGAGCAATCTAAACCTTGGAACACTGCTGGTATTACAGGTACACACGGTTTCTTAAAAAAATTATGGCGTTTATATTTAGATGATAATGGCGCTAAATTTACAGATGCTGCACCAACAAAAGACAATTTAAAAACATTGCACAAAACCATTAAAAAGGTTGCAGAAGATATAGAGAACTTTTCTTTTAATACATCTGTCTCTACCTTTATGATATGTGTAAACGAGTTGTCTAGTCAAAAATGTACTAGCAAAGAAATTTTAGAAGCCTTAGCTATTTTAGTTTCTCCTTACGCTCCGCATATAGCAGAAGAGTTATGGCAGCAATTAGGACACAACACTTCTATTGCTACAGCTCCTTTTCCTAAGTTTGATGCATCACACCTTGTAGAAAGCAGTAAAGAATATCCTGTTTCTTTTAATGGTAAAATGCGATTTAAACTAGAGTTACCTTTAGACTTATCTAAAGATGAAATTGAAGCTACAGTAATGGCACACGAAAAAACTATTGCTCAATTACAAGGTCGCGAACCTAAAAAAATAATTATAGTTCCTGGAAAAATTATAAATATTGTAGGGTAA
- the ald gene encoding alanine dehydrogenase, protein MIVGIPQEIKNNESRVGMTPGGVFELTKNNHTVYVQSGAGLGSGFNNEDYQQAGAAILDTIAQVYAMSDMIVKVKEPIEEEYNLIREGQILFTYFHFASSEALTKAMIKQKAICIAYETVEDNDGTLPLLTPMSEVAGRMAIQQGAKYLEKPVKGRGVLLGGVPGVAPGKVLVLGAGVVGVQAAKMAAGLGAHVTILDVNMKRLRYVNDVMPPHVTTEFSNEFNIRKHIKTHDLIIGGVLLKGAKAPNLITRDMLKEMKPGTVIVDVAVDQGGCVETTKPTTHQDPIYIIDDVVHYSVANMPGAVPYTSTMALTNVTLPYTLKLANLGWQAACEQDASLHKGLNIVSGKIVYNEIIEAFGWEEALA, encoded by the coding sequence ATGATTGTTGGTATTCCTCAAGAAATTAAAAATAACGAAAGCCGAGTTGGTATGACACCAGGTGGGGTTTTTGAATTGACAAAAAATAACCATACTGTTTATGTACAGTCTGGAGCTGGTTTAGGCAGTGGTTTTAACAATGAAGATTACCAGCAAGCTGGCGCAGCTATTTTAGACACTATTGCTCAAGTGTACGCAATGAGTGATATGATTGTAAAGGTAAAAGAACCTATAGAAGAGGAATACAACCTTATAAGAGAAGGACAAATTTTATTTACATATTTTCATTTTGCATCTAGTGAAGCACTAACTAAAGCAATGATTAAGCAAAAAGCCATATGTATTGCTTACGAAACTGTTGAAGACAATGACGGCACTTTGCCACTACTAACTCCAATGTCTGAAGTTGCAGGAAGAATGGCAATACAACAAGGTGCAAAATACTTAGAGAAACCTGTTAAAGGTAGAGGTGTACTTTTAGGTGGCGTACCTGGTGTTGCTCCGGGTAAAGTTTTGGTTTTAGGCGCTGGTGTTGTTGGCGTACAAGCTGCTAAAATGGCAGCTGGTTTGGGCGCACACGTCACCATACTAGATGTAAACATGAAACGCTTACGTTATGTTAATGATGTAATGCCACCACACGTTACAACAGAGTTTTCTAACGAGTTTAATATTAGAAAACACATAAAAACACATGATCTTATTATTGGCGGTGTGCTTTTAAAAGGTGCTAAAGCTCCAAACCTTATCACCAGAGATATGCTAAAAGAAATGAAACCAGGTACTGTAATAGTAGATGTTGCTGTAGACCAAGGAGGCTGTGTAGAAACCACCAAACCAACTACCCACCAAGATCCAATTTACATTATAGATGATGTTGTACACTACTCTGTAGCTAATATGCCAGGAGCTGTACCATACACATCTACAATGGCATTAACCAATGTAACACTGCCATACACCTTAAAACTAGCCAACTTAGGGTGGCAAGCAGCTTGTGAACAAGATGCCTCTTTACACAAAGGTTTAAACATTGTATCAGGAAAAATAGTTTACAATGAAATTATTGAAGCTTTTGGCTGGGAAGAAGCATTAGCATAA
- a CDS encoding zinc metallopeptidase, protein MYTYYIIIGAVALVSWIVSNRLKSKFKKYSKVQLRNGMSGAEIAEKMLADNGIRDVKVISTPGMLTDHYNPANKTVNLSEGVYNQRNAAAAAVAAHECGHAVQHATAYQWLTMRSKLVPVVSVTSSMSQWVVYGGVVLMAVSGVAGGVGFWIAVAGLVMMGFATLFSFVTLPVEYDASNRALAWLKNKNMLSQEEYAGAEDALKWAARTYLVAALGALASLVYWAYQVFGRD, encoded by the coding sequence ATGTATACATATTATATTATTATAGGTGCAGTTGCTTTAGTGAGCTGGATTGTTAGCAACAGGCTAAAAAGCAAATTTAAAAAGTACTCTAAAGTACAATTGCGCAACGGTATGAGTGGCGCAGAAATAGCAGAAAAAATGTTGGCAGATAATGGTATTAGAGACGTAAAAGTTATCTCTACCCCTGGTATGCTTACAGACCATTATAACCCAGCAAACAAAACCGTAAACCTTAGTGAAGGTGTTTACAACCAACGTAATGCTGCTGCTGCTGCAGTTGCTGCACACGAATGTGGACACGCTGTGCAACATGCTACAGCATACCAATGGCTAACAATGCGTTCTAAATTAGTGCCAGTTGTTAGTGTAACATCAAGTATGTCTCAATGGGTAGTTTATGGTGGTGTTGTTCTAATGGCGGTATCTGGTGTTGCTGGCGGTGTAGGATTTTGGATAGCAGTTGCCGGTTTGGTAATGATGGGCTTTGCCACATTGTTTAGTTTTGTTACTTTACCAGTAGAATACGATGCTAGTAACCGTGCATTAGCTTGGTTAAAAAACAAAAATATGCTTAGCCAAGAAGAATATGCTGGCGCAGAAGACGCATTAAAATGGGCTGCCAGAACATATCTTGTAGCTGCTTTAGGTGCTTTAGCATCATTAGTGTATTGGGCTTACCAAGTATTTGGACGAGATTAA